A single genomic interval of Stieleria maiorica harbors:
- a CDS encoding thymidine phosphorylase has protein sequence MHTTVIRMLSANLLAKKRDGGALRDEEIRFLIDGFCNGSVADYQMSAFAMAVCLQGMTDQETATLTRAMLDSGDVLPRDVSGRTPRVDKHSTGGLGDKVSLILAPLLSACDVHVPMISGRGLGLSGGTLDKLEAIPGFRTDLSEIESAAVLRQTGAFIVSATERIAPADRRLYALRDVTGTVESIPLITASILSKKLAASLDALVMDVKVGGAAFMKTLDDARALADSIQRVGNAAGLPTAVLISDMDQPLGKAVGNAIEVNEAVAVLKGVQRSDLAIGTVRELTLELSATLLVNVSVAADRQDALTRLNQALDDGSAMERFLAMVAAQGGRWTGDLNVAPGHAIEAEHDGYVQHLDCHRIGSTVVSLGGGRRKLGDVIDPAVGISIEVRIGDRVQRGQRLLQLHCHDNQPTEYVKRLRDAVVISEAPVPARPLLFE, from the coding sequence TTGCACACCACGGTCATCCGCATGCTTTCGGCCAACCTGCTTGCCAAAAAACGAGACGGTGGCGCGCTCCGTGATGAAGAAATCCGTTTTTTGATCGACGGGTTTTGCAACGGCAGCGTGGCCGACTACCAGATGTCCGCGTTTGCCATGGCGGTGTGTTTGCAAGGGATGACGGACCAGGAAACGGCGACACTGACCCGGGCGATGCTCGACAGCGGCGACGTGCTGCCGCGTGACGTGTCGGGCCGAACGCCGCGTGTGGACAAACACAGCACGGGCGGCCTGGGCGACAAGGTCTCGCTGATCCTGGCACCGCTGTTGTCCGCCTGTGACGTTCACGTGCCGATGATCAGCGGTCGCGGCTTGGGGCTCAGCGGCGGCACGCTGGACAAGCTGGAGGCGATCCCCGGGTTCCGCACCGATCTGTCCGAAATCGAATCCGCTGCGGTCTTGCGGCAAACCGGTGCCTTTATCGTCAGTGCGACCGAGCGGATCGCTCCGGCCGACCGCCGACTGTACGCGCTGCGTGATGTGACCGGGACGGTCGAATCGATCCCGTTGATCACCGCCAGCATCCTTAGCAAGAAACTCGCTGCCAGCCTGGACGCCCTGGTGATGGACGTCAAAGTCGGCGGGGCGGCGTTCATGAAGACGCTCGATGACGCAAGGGCACTGGCGGATTCGATCCAGCGGGTCGGCAACGCCGCCGGGCTGCCCACCGCCGTGTTGATCTCCGACATGGACCAACCGCTCGGCAAGGCGGTCGGCAACGCGATCGAAGTCAACGAAGCGGTGGCGGTTTTAAAAGGCGTCCAGCGCTCGGATCTGGCGATCGGTACGGTCCGCGAGCTGACCTTGGAATTGTCCGCGACGCTACTGGTCAACGTCTCGGTCGCGGCAGATCGCCAGGACGCCTTGACGCGACTCAACCAAGCCCTGGACGACGGGTCGGCGATGGAACGTTTCTTGGCGATGGTCGCCGCCCAAGGTGGACGCTGGACGGGGGATTTGAACGTCGCCCCGGGGCACGCGATTGAAGCCGAGCACGATGGCTACGTCCAACATCTTGATTGCCACCGAATCGGTTCGACCGTCGTCTCGCTGGGCGGCGGGCGTCGCAAGCTGGGCGACGTCATCGACCCGGCCGTCGGCATCAGCATTGAGGTGCGAATCGGCGATCGCGTGCAGCGCGGCCAGCGTCTTCTGCAATTGCACTGCCACGACAACCAGCCGACGGAGTATGTTAAACGTCTGCGTGACGCCGTGGTGATCAGCGAGGCCCCCGTCCCGGCGCGGCCGTTGTTGTTTGAATGA
- a CDS encoding carboxy terminal-processing peptidase, producing MRTIVTAAVLACLACAGPIETTWSQPATAVLPAADQPAVATPAQATAQDRRIAKLIASLIPKFHISSAELDDTISERALDLYLDRFDPLKLYFYQSDIDEFSRQRHQIDDMVKAGDLSLAYTIFNRFTQRVDERVAVALELLDSEFDFGKDEYIIVDADTAEYAKNPEEATERWRRQIKYALLDLRDDDTEGAEARDLLRRRYTRYARRFKSYSNDDLLEAYLTSVTSAFDPHSTYMSPSTLDDFNISMGLKLQGIGAALREKDGNTVVMQIIPGGAADKDQRLKPDDVIVSVGQGDEGPMVDIVEMPLQDVVSMIRGNAGTVVRLGVKVGGKGKVETYKITRAKVELEQSAARGKILDHTMPDGSVRKIGFINLPSFYMDMQAARENRTDFRSSTRDVRNILMDFKSKGVEGVVIDLSRNGGGSLTEAINLTGLFINRGPVVQVKDSRGQIQQYNDEEIGTVWSGPLVVLTSKFSASASEIFAGAIKDYNRGIIVGDPATHGKGTVQTLMDLGERLFLTQRQNYGALKVTLQQFYLPDGESTQRGGVAADIVLPSLTQKMDVAEGDLKYALEEDRINGARHDIYNLVPSDLLTELRQNSEQRVKSDEEFVDLMRRIELFVKQKEEKTVPLEENAFMQRRDELDAQKEEEKEELEQETDKEVFRDTFYNREVINIAGDYIEGLRREKLVRAN from the coding sequence ATGCGCACGATCGTCACCGCCGCGGTTTTGGCTTGTTTGGCTTGCGCCGGTCCCATCGAAACGACGTGGTCCCAACCGGCCACCGCCGTGCTGCCGGCTGCCGACCAACCCGCCGTCGCGACGCCCGCCCAGGCCACCGCCCAGGATCGACGCATTGCGAAACTGATCGCGTCCTTGATTCCCAAGTTTCACATCTCCTCGGCCGAATTGGACGACACGATCAGCGAACGAGCACTGGATCTGTATCTGGATCGGTTCGACCCGCTGAAGCTGTACTTCTATCAATCCGACATCGACGAATTTTCCCGGCAGCGTCACCAGATCGACGACATGGTCAAAGCCGGCGATCTGAGTTTGGCCTACACCATCTTCAATCGATTCACCCAACGCGTGGACGAACGCGTCGCGGTGGCGCTGGAGCTGTTGGATTCGGAATTCGATTTCGGCAAAGACGAATACATTATTGTTGATGCCGATACGGCCGAGTACGCCAAGAATCCCGAGGAAGCCACCGAGCGTTGGCGGCGACAAATCAAGTACGCGCTGTTGGACCTGCGGGATGATGATACCGAAGGTGCCGAGGCCCGCGATCTGCTGCGACGTCGCTACACGCGCTACGCACGACGCTTCAAGTCCTACAGCAACGACGATCTGCTGGAAGCCTACCTGACATCGGTGACCAGCGCCTTCGATCCCCACTCGACCTACATGTCGCCGTCGACTCTGGATGACTTCAACATCTCGATGGGTTTGAAGTTGCAAGGGATCGGTGCGGCATTGCGTGAAAAAGACGGCAACACGGTCGTGATGCAAATCATTCCCGGTGGGGCGGCCGACAAAGATCAACGGCTCAAACCCGACGACGTGATCGTCTCGGTCGGTCAAGGCGATGAGGGACCGATGGTCGACATCGTCGAAATGCCGCTGCAAGACGTGGTCAGCATGATCCGCGGCAACGCCGGAACCGTGGTCCGCCTGGGCGTCAAAGTCGGCGGCAAGGGCAAGGTCGAAACATACAAGATCACCCGCGCCAAAGTCGAACTGGAGCAGTCGGCGGCGCGAGGAAAGATCCTCGATCACACCATGCCCGATGGCAGCGTTCGCAAGATCGGCTTCATCAACTTGCCCAGCTTCTACATGGACATGCAAGCGGCCCGCGAAAACCGAACCGATTTCCGCAGCAGCACACGCGACGTCCGCAACATCCTGATGGATTTCAAGTCCAAGGGCGTGGAAGGCGTGGTCATCGATCTGAGCCGTAACGGCGGCGGATCGTTGACCGAAGCGATCAACCTGACCGGGCTGTTCATCAACCGCGGCCCCGTCGTCCAGGTAAAAGATTCGCGTGGCCAAATCCAGCAGTACAACGACGAAGAAATCGGTACGGTGTGGAGCGGACCGCTGGTCGTGCTGACCAGCAAGTTCAGCGCCAGTGCCAGCGAGATCTTTGCCGGTGCGATCAAAGACTACAACCGCGGCATCATCGTCGGCGATCCGGCCACGCACGGCAAAGGCACCGTGCAAACGCTGATGGACCTCGGCGAGCGATTGTTCCTGACGCAACGACAAAACTACGGGGCACTGAAAGTCACCCTGCAGCAATTCTATCTGCCCGACGGTGAAAGCACCCAACGAGGCGGCGTGGCGGCGGACATCGTGCTACCGAGTTTGACCCAGAAAATGGATGTCGCCGAAGGTGACCTGAAGTACGCCTTGGAAGAAGACCGCATCAACGGCGCCCGGCACGACATCTACAACTTGGTGCCGAGTGACCTGTTGACCGAGTTGCGACAGAATTCCGAGCAACGCGTCAAATCCGATGAGGAATTTGTCGACCTGATGCGACGCATCGAACTGTTCGTCAAACAGAAGGAAGAGAAGACGGTTCCGCTAGAGGAAAACGCATTCATGCAGCGACGCGATGAACTGGACGCTCAAAAAGAAGAAGAGAAGGAAGAACTGGAGCAGGAGACGGACAAAGAAGTCTTCCGCGACACGTTCTACAACCGCGAAGTGATCAACATCGCCGGCGATTACATCGAAGGGTTACGGCGAGAAAAGTTGGTTCGCGCGAACTGA
- the cdd gene encoding cytidine deaminase — MTELKTREIDQLVRAAAEARDQAYAPHSHFYVGAALWIPGGEIVSGCNVENASYSLSICAERVATAAAVSQGHRAFQAIAIASVGGVSPCGACRQFLSEFASDMQVIMTDVLTGARQIRKLSQLLPDAFDASSLPVT; from the coding sequence ATGACTGAGTTGAAAACCCGCGAGATCGACCAACTGGTGCGTGCTGCAGCCGAAGCCCGCGATCAAGCATACGCGCCACACAGTCATTTTTATGTCGGTGCGGCGTTGTGGATCCCCGGCGGAGAGATCGTCAGCGGATGCAACGTCGAAAACGCCAGTTATTCGTTGTCGATCTGTGCCGAACGCGTGGCCACGGCCGCGGCGGTTTCGCAAGGCCACCGCGCGTTCCAAGCGATCGCGATCGCCAGCGTCGGCGGGGTCAGCCCCTGTGGCGCCTGCCGCCAATTTCTGTCCGAATTCGCCAGCGACATGCAAGTCATCATGACCGATGTGCTGACCGGGGCGCGTCAGATCCGCAAACTTTCCCAGTTGCTGCCCGACGCGTTTGACGCGTCGAGCTTGCCGGTGACCTAG
- a CDS encoding DegT/DnrJ/EryC1/StrS family aminotransferase: MAGPNTTVPLLDVNRDNKPHRDEFVEALAAVVDSGRFLFGPDVNELEAEIAQYSQVDHAVGCASGSDALLLSLMALDIKAGDEVIVPSFTFFASVSCITRLGATPVFVDICPDTFNMDPQCVAEAITKNTKAIIPVHLFGQCAQIDRICQIAAEHDIPVVEDAAQAIGAAYHSRPAGSWGLVGCFSFYPTKNLGAMGDAGMLTSGDADVADRLRLLAGHGMRPRYYHQAVGINSRIDTFQAAVLRVKLRHLGDAITSRSKIASRYMGLMQDRDLVGPDQVVLPTVDPNAFHVWNQFGIRVGGGRRDALRAYLAERGVGSEIYYPVPMHKQQCFEYLKVDGSSLPETERASAEILNLPIFPTLTEAEQEQVVDCISGFYQAGAKAAA; encoded by the coding sequence ATGGCTGGCCCAAACACCACCGTCCCTTTGCTGGATGTCAATCGCGACAACAAGCCCCACCGCGACGAATTCGTTGAAGCACTCGCCGCGGTCGTCGACAGCGGCCGATTTTTGTTCGGCCCGGACGTCAACGAACTCGAAGCCGAAATCGCCCAGTACAGCCAAGTCGATCACGCGGTGGGATGTGCATCGGGCAGCGATGCGTTGCTGCTATCGCTGATGGCGTTGGACATCAAAGCCGGTGACGAAGTGATCGTCCCCAGTTTCACCTTCTTCGCCTCGGTCAGCTGCATCACGCGTCTGGGGGCGACACCCGTGTTCGTCGACATCTGCCCGGACACCTTCAATATGGACCCCCAGTGCGTCGCCGAGGCGATCACGAAAAACACCAAGGCGATCATTCCGGTTCACCTGTTCGGCCAGTGCGCACAAATCGATCGGATCTGTCAGATCGCGGCGGAGCACGACATCCCGGTCGTCGAAGACGCCGCCCAAGCGATCGGCGCGGCCTACCACTCCCGCCCGGCCGGCAGCTGGGGACTGGTGGGGTGCTTCAGTTTTTATCCGACGAAAAACCTGGGCGCGATGGGCGACGCCGGCATGCTGACCAGCGGCGACGCCGACGTGGCGGACCGCTTGCGATTGTTGGCCGGCCACGGGATGCGTCCTCGTTACTACCATCAAGCGGTCGGGATCAACAGTCGCATCGACACCTTTCAAGCCGCGGTGCTGCGAGTCAAGTTGCGGCACCTCGGTGATGCCATCACGTCCCGCAGCAAGATCGCATCGCGCTACATGGGGTTGATGCAAGACCGCGACTTGGTCGGACCCGATCAAGTCGTGTTGCCGACCGTCGATCCGAATGCGTTCCACGTCTGGAACCAATTCGGCATCCGTGTCGGCGGCGGGCGACGCGATGCGTTGCGGGCCTACCTGGCCGAACGTGGCGTGGGCAGCGAAATTTACTATCCGGTGCCGATGCACAAGCAACAGTGTTTCGAGTACTTGAAGGTTGACGGCAGCTCGTTGCCGGAAACCGAACGCGCCAGCGCGGAAATCTTGAACCTGCCGATTTTCCCGACGTTGACCGAAGCCGAACAGGAGCAAGTCGTCGACTGCATCAGCGGGTTCTACCAGGCCGGCGCTAAGGCGGCGGCGTAG
- a CDS encoding trypsin-like peptidase domain-containing protein — protein sequence MLFSRILIALVFSGLTTMMVTACLADDAESKAAPSQPEPKPLDATPLEQADSQQTSAQQASGEQVADGQTAAEQDAETENAATGGDGKPAETDPEVVSSEVLAALQAGPRALSLAFRMAAKRATPSVVVLYAYGQDGGPGGPSDPDETETPEDELPLLERAEIPTPPPAEEKLTGLGSGVIVSEDGLIITNNHVITGATRVVVQLPDETRVDAEVVRGDPDSDVAMVRVNFSEKLDPIAIGDSDKLEIGDWVLAIGSPFKLEATVSAGIISGKNRRLDRIRRSSMLQTDAAINPGNSGGALIDLDGKVVGISTAIATRSGFYQGVGFAIPINQARWIADELDRHAKVRRAAIGTTLVELKPRIAKQFNLEPYSGILVYQIIKGSVAEQAGIQPQDVIVEFAGEQVRDSIGLQEAIERKPIGSKQPIVVRRQGKRVELTVELATVDDPTGQD from the coding sequence ATGTTGTTTTCCCGAATTTTGATCGCATTGGTTTTCTCGGGGCTCACCACGATGATGGTCACCGCGTGTCTGGCGGACGACGCCGAATCCAAAGCGGCACCGTCCCAGCCCGAGCCGAAGCCGCTCGATGCGACGCCGCTTGAACAAGCGGATTCCCAGCAGACGTCCGCCCAGCAGGCCAGCGGCGAGCAGGTCGCCGATGGGCAAACGGCAGCCGAGCAGGATGCCGAAACCGAGAACGCTGCTACCGGCGGCGACGGGAAACCGGCCGAAACCGATCCCGAAGTCGTCAGTTCCGAAGTGCTTGCGGCCTTGCAAGCCGGCCCGCGGGCGTTGTCGTTGGCGTTTCGGATGGCCGCCAAGCGTGCGACGCCTTCGGTCGTCGTGTTGTATGCCTATGGGCAAGACGGCGGTCCGGGCGGACCCAGTGATCCCGACGAAACGGAGACGCCCGAGGACGAGTTGCCGCTGTTAGAACGGGCTGAAATCCCGACGCCGCCTCCGGCCGAAGAAAAACTGACGGGATTGGGATCGGGGGTGATCGTTTCCGAGGACGGTTTGATCATCACCAACAACCACGTCATTACCGGGGCGACGCGGGTGGTTGTGCAATTGCCCGATGAAACCCGCGTCGATGCCGAAGTGGTCCGCGGGGATCCCGACAGCGACGTGGCCATGGTCCGAGTGAATTTTTCCGAAAAACTGGACCCGATTGCGATCGGGGACAGCGACAAGCTGGAAATCGGGGATTGGGTGTTGGCGATCGGCAGCCCGTTCAAATTGGAAGCGACCGTCAGCGCGGGGATTATCAGCGGAAAGAACCGCCGTTTGGATCGCATTCGCCGCAGCAGCATGCTGCAGACCGATGCCGCGATCAATCCCGGCAATTCCGGCGGGGCGCTGATCGATCTGGACGGGAAAGTCGTCGGGATCAGCACCGCGATCGCCACGCGAAGCGGTTTTTATCAGGGCGTCGGGTTCGCGATCCCGATCAACCAAGCCCGCTGGATCGCCGACGAACTGGATCGGCACGCCAAAGTCCGCCGTGCGGCCATCGGGACCACCCTGGTGGAACTCAAACCCCGAATCGCAAAACAATTTAATTTGGAGCCGTATTCTGGTATCCTGGTGTATCAGATCATCAAAGGATCCGTCGCCGAACAGGCGGGGATCCAGCCACAGGACGTGATTGTAGAATTTGCCGGCGAACAGGTCCGCGATTCCATCGGTCTGCAAGAGGCGATCGAACGCAAACCGATCGGTTCGAAACAACCGATCGTCGTCCGGCGTCAGGGAAAACGCGTCGAATTGACCGTCGAATTGGCGACCGTCGACGACCCCACCGGTCAAGATTGA
- a CDS encoding VWA domain-containing protein encodes MSDSNRPNDASGQPSLWDDARITAYVMGELSPQDAAAFTEEMAANEDLRAAVDQAGRVTAELQTLFAEEPSGTLDGDRREQILAASASSSPTGEQLAAGRAIQLPLSDDSRSPKRLVPWLLAAAAAVLLVVAIVPAFKQAELAQRLAEPTASEPTASEPQPSEDSPVRKGDASDDDSQLNAIAAASDGIQEVAEMQRQLGRVKRQLTESDSIAQEADRGEMMTETAPTMDALSVAPGRDAPESFSVAPKSRSAGVKAARDESVRITESLREAESLRGSDPAADPHPFAAPAPAAPAPTIAPRPAPAGITATGQSAPATEPVGAELTTPILSKPVLTQSVRSRRLPSQVKAQMAPADSPASGAVPADAFGVNLAEEAESEGRVSRRRQQPFGDVTLKQTESKLAGLPSPLGLHRLSPTDGDRFDPIVENEFKQVRQHPLSTFSIDVDTASYSKVRRSLVEGRLPRRDAVRIEELVNYFDYRYEVPGIESEHPFATNVTIAGCPWNNDHRLARVAIQGKTIDRDSRPPCNLVFLLDTSGSMNQPNKLPLVIEGMKMLTKQLGKEDRVAIVVYAGSAGMVLDSTPAGKKKKINKALSQLSAGGSTNGGAGIQLAYATARDHFIKNGVNRVILCTDGDFNVGLSGTDELVRLIQEEASDGIFLTALGFGMGNHNDAMMEQISGKGNGNYAFIDTANEAHKVLVRQTDATLVTIAKDVKLQLEFNPRVVSKYRLIGYENRVMAKEDFNDDKKDAGEIGAGHQVTAFYELVMAGDEDHADEAASDDGRRQVDPLKYQRSPELTEAAASDDVLTLKLRYKQPDGDTSTLIQQSVKDSEQAFAKTDSDFRFAAAVAAFGMQLRESEFAGDWTLRNVLEVASANVGPDEFQLRSEFVDLISTALRLKGQ; translated from the coding sequence ATGTCTGATTCCAACCGACCCAACGATGCCAGCGGCCAACCGTCGCTGTGGGATGACGCCCGGATCACCGCTTATGTGATGGGAGAACTGTCCCCGCAGGACGCCGCTGCGTTCACGGAGGAAATGGCGGCCAATGAGGATCTTCGCGCGGCCGTCGACCAAGCCGGTCGTGTCACCGCCGAGCTGCAGACGCTGTTTGCCGAAGAACCCTCGGGCACCCTGGACGGTGATCGACGCGAACAAATCCTGGCGGCATCGGCGAGCAGTTCCCCGACTGGCGAACAACTCGCTGCCGGGCGTGCCATCCAGCTCCCTCTGTCAGACGACTCCCGATCACCGAAACGCTTGGTGCCTTGGTTATTGGCCGCCGCGGCAGCGGTGTTGCTGGTCGTGGCCATCGTGCCGGCCTTCAAGCAAGCTGAACTCGCCCAGCGTCTCGCCGAGCCAACAGCGTCCGAGCCAACAGCATCCGAGCCGCAGCCGTCGGAGGATTCACCGGTCCGCAAAGGTGACGCGAGCGACGATGACTCCCAGCTGAACGCCATCGCTGCGGCCTCCGACGGAATTCAAGAAGTGGCCGAAATGCAGCGACAACTCGGTCGTGTCAAACGCCAACTGACGGAATCCGATTCGATCGCTCAGGAAGCAGACCGCGGCGAGATGATGACCGAGACTGCCCCGACGATGGACGCACTGTCTGTGGCCCCAGGACGGGACGCTCCAGAAAGTTTTTCCGTTGCACCCAAGAGTCGATCGGCCGGCGTAAAGGCGGCGCGTGACGAAAGCGTTCGCATTACGGAATCATTGCGGGAAGCGGAATCATTGCGGGGATCCGATCCGGCCGCTGATCCGCATCCCTTCGCAGCCCCCGCGCCCGCAGCCCCCGCGCCGACCATCGCTCCACGCCCAGCGCCTGCGGGGATCACCGCCACCGGCCAATCGGCGCCCGCGACGGAACCGGTCGGGGCGGAACTCACAACGCCGATACTGTCCAAACCGGTTCTGACTCAGTCCGTCCGAAGTCGGCGGTTGCCAAGCCAGGTCAAAGCCCAAATGGCCCCCGCCGACTCGCCCGCGTCTGGCGCCGTCCCCGCCGACGCTTTTGGGGTCAACCTGGCGGAGGAGGCGGAGTCCGAAGGACGCGTCTCGCGACGACGCCAGCAACCATTCGGAGATGTCACCCTAAAACAAACCGAATCGAAACTCGCGGGATTGCCGTCGCCTCTGGGATTGCACAGGTTGTCACCGACCGATGGAGATCGCTTTGATCCGATCGTCGAAAACGAATTCAAACAGGTCCGCCAACATCCGCTCAGCACGTTTTCGATCGACGTCGACACCGCCAGCTACAGCAAAGTGCGACGCTCGTTGGTCGAAGGGCGGTTGCCGCGCCGAGACGCCGTGCGGATCGAAGAGCTGGTCAACTACTTTGACTACCGCTACGAAGTCCCCGGCATTGAATCGGAACATCCCTTTGCGACCAACGTCACGATCGCCGGCTGCCCCTGGAACAACGATCATCGGCTGGCGCGGGTCGCAATCCAGGGCAAGACCATCGATCGCGATTCACGCCCGCCGTGCAATCTGGTGTTCCTGCTGGACACCAGCGGATCGATGAACCAGCCGAATAAATTGCCGCTGGTGATCGAGGGCATGAAAATGCTGACCAAGCAGCTCGGCAAAGAGGATCGCGTGGCCATCGTCGTTTATGCCGGTTCGGCCGGGATGGTTCTCGACAGCACGCCGGCCGGGAAAAAGAAGAAGATCAACAAGGCGCTTTCACAACTGTCCGCCGGCGGCAGCACCAACGGGGGCGCCGGAATCCAATTGGCCTATGCGACCGCACGAGACCACTTCATCAAAAACGGTGTCAATCGAGTGATCTTGTGCACCGACGGCGATTTCAACGTCGGACTCAGCGGCACCGACGAACTGGTTCGGCTGATCCAAGAAGAAGCCTCCGACGGGATCTTCTTGACCGCCCTGGGATTCGGGATGGGAAACCATAACGACGCGATGATGGAGCAGATCAGTGGCAAAGGAAACGGAAATTACGCCTTCATCGACACCGCCAACGAAGCCCACAAGGTCCTGGTCCGTCAAACCGACGCCACGCTGGTGACGATCGCCAAGGACGTCAAGCTGCAGCTGGAATTTAACCCTCGCGTCGTTTCCAAGTACCGATTGATCGGCTACGAGAATCGCGTGATGGCCAAAGAGGACTTCAATGACGACAAGAAGGACGCCGGTGAAATCGGGGCCGGGCATCAGGTCACCGCGTTCTACGAATTGGTGATGGCCGGCGACGAGGACCACGCTGATGAAGCCGCCAGCGACGACGGCCGACGTCAAGTCGACCCGCTGAAGTACCAGAGATCACCCGAGTTGACCGAGGCTGCCGCGAGCGACGATGTGTTGACGCTGAAGCTGCGTTACAAACAACCCGACGGCGACACCAGCACGCTGATCCAACAGAGCGTTAAAGACAGCGAACAAGCCTTTGCGAAAACGGATTCGGATTTCCGATTCGCCGCCGCGGTCGCCGCCTTCGGCATGCAACTTCGTGAAAGCGAGTTCGCCGGCGACTGGACCCTCCGCAACGTTCTGGAAGTTGCCAGCGCCAACGTCGGCCCCGATGAGTTTCAGCTGCGATCGGAGTTCGTCGATTTGATATCGACCGCGCTGCGATTGAAGGGGCAGTGA
- a CDS encoding N-acetylglucosamine-6-phosphate deacetylase: MSGFVDLQVNGYHGVDFNCDDLTDEAILKACRQMRDDGVAACLPTIITDQIDSMARRIRRIAEAAETHAEVAEVVAGIHVEGPFISPEPGFVGAHPVDCVREATVDLAKQLVDAGRGRVRLVTLAPEMHGTVEVTRWLCDQSIVVAAGHCDASIAQLRQAIDAGLSMFTHLGNACPGQVHRHDNIVQRALSLSDQLAISLIADGHHVPWFALANYCKCIPNENIVIVTDAIAAAGLGPGFYRLAGQMVEVDQHLAAWAEGHGHFAGCATTMPQMAEMLGRHLGIDADRIDRWTRINPRRVLEG; encoded by the coding sequence ATGAGCGGCTTTGTCGATTTGCAGGTCAACGGGTATCACGGAGTCGATTTCAACTGCGATGATCTGACCGACGAGGCAATCCTGAAGGCGTGCCGGCAAATGCGAGACGACGGCGTTGCGGCCTGCCTGCCGACGATCATCACCGACCAGATCGATTCGATGGCTCGACGCATCCGACGTATCGCCGAGGCGGCCGAGACACACGCCGAGGTTGCCGAAGTCGTCGCGGGCATTCACGTCGAAGGCCCTTTCATCAGCCCCGAACCAGGCTTTGTCGGCGCCCATCCGGTCGACTGTGTTCGCGAAGCAACCGTGGATCTGGCCAAGCAATTGGTCGACGCGGGCCGCGGGCGGGTGCGGCTGGTGACGCTGGCCCCGGAAATGCATGGGACGGTCGAGGTCACACGCTGGTTGTGCGACCAGTCGATCGTGGTCGCCGCCGGGCACTGCGATGCGTCCATTGCACAATTGCGACAGGCGATCGATGCCGGACTGTCAATGTTCACGCACTTGGGCAATGCCTGTCCGGGACAAGTGCACCGCCACGACAATATCGTTCAACGGGCGCTGTCGTTGTCGGATCAACTGGCGATTTCGTTGATCGCCGACGGGCACCACGTCCCCTGGTTCGCCCTGGCGAACTATTGCAAGTGCATTCCGAACGAAAACATCGTGATCGTGACCGACGCGATCGCAGCGGCCGGGCTGGGGCCGGGCTTCTATCGGTTGGCCGGCCAGATGGTCGAAGTCGACCAGCACTTGGCCGCCTGGGCCGAAGGGCACGGGCACTTCGCCGGATGCGCGACCACGATGCCGCAAATGGCCGAGATGCTCGGCCGCCACCTGGGCATCGATGCCGATCGGATTGATCGTTGGACCCGGATCAATCCACGACGTGTGTTGGAGGGTTGA
- a CDS encoding RNA polymerase sigma factor, which yields MSEPSAAEMLADGHDSGTIFDADAAAKPPPPNRPSWAPDELSQLISQYEGQLLAYARRMLGGDWQAAQDVVQETFLRLCREDREKIAARVQPWLFAVCRSRVIDMQRTKHAHPIDAAEITVQDPHPDAPAAALAAEQADATESRLAVLVGRLSKRQQEVLRLRMQAGLSYREIAEVTGLTVSNVGFHLHAAVRSLKDAVATT from the coding sequence ATGTCCGAACCTTCTGCAGCCGAAATGCTGGCCGACGGCCACGATTCAGGGACGATTTTTGACGCCGATGCGGCGGCCAAACCGCCGCCCCCGAACCGACCATCCTGGGCACCGGATGAATTGTCGCAGCTGATCAGCCAGTACGAGGGGCAATTGCTTGCATATGCCCGACGGATGCTCGGCGGCGACTGGCAGGCCGCCCAAGACGTGGTCCAGGAGACGTTTTTACGGCTGTGCCGCGAGGATCGCGAGAAAATCGCCGCTCGCGTCCAGCCCTGGTTGTTCGCCGTTTGCCGAAGCCGAGTGATCGACATGCAACGTACCAAACACGCCCACCCGATCGACGCCGCCGAAATCACGGTCCAAGACCCCCACCCGGACGCCCCCGCGGCCGCCCTGGCCGCCGAACAGGCCGACGCGACCGAGAGCCGGTTGGCGGTGCTGGTCGGTCGGCTTTCGAAGCGTCAACAAGAAGTCCTGCGTTTGCGGATGCAAGCCGGATTGAGCTACCGCGAGATCGCCGAGGTCACGGGGCTGACCGTCAGCAACGTCGGTTTTCATCTGCACGCGGCCGTCCGCTCCCTGAAAGACGCCGTCGCCACCACCTGA